The Candidatus Nomurabacteria bacterium DNA window TTAATCGAGCAGCCCGGTACGGTGCAATTTTGATAAAAATGGCAAAAAGCGAAACAGCTATGGCCGTGATCCAAGCAAAGTGCTTAGCCGGAGCGCCAGCTACAAAATAGACAATAACCGCAATAAGTCCAATGACGGTCATGGTTCCTAGGTCTGGCTGAGCCATAACGAGTAATGTGATAATTCCCAGGATAACCATAAATGGGACAAAGCTATATATCGGTTCTCGAAATCCTTCTCGTCGCTTTTCTAACCAAGAGGCTAGGTAAACTAAGAAGGCTAATTTAACAAGCTCGGTAGGCTGAAACTGCACGCCTAAATTAATCCATCGACGAGCGCCGAGGTATTCTTCTCCAATTCCAGGAACAAAAACCATGATGAGAAAAACTATACTGAGGAAAAGCAAAAGTACGGCAAACTTTTTCCATAAATGATAATCAAGCCGCTGAATAATAAAGAAACCAGCCAGGCCGAGGACGGCGCTGATAATTTGCCGTCGAAGTAAGGCATTCGAATCACCATATTGCTGAAAAGAAATCACCGAGGAGGCTGAGGAAAGCATGATCAGACCAAAGAGAACTAAACCAACAATGGTGATAAGTAATGCGTAGTCAGCTTGTCGTAATTGATGGCGCATTAGTGCTTCTTTAGTAAGTGATGGACCGCTTTTCGAAAAGCATCGCCTCGGGCGTACGCATTAGTAAAGCTCGTGAAGCTGGCAGCAGCTGGAGAAAGTAAAACACTTCCCTTTTTTGTAAGAAGCTTGTTCGCAACATGCACTGCAGTGGGCATAGTATCAACCGGGCCATGCACTTTGGTGTAAGAAATATGTCGCAAACGCTCATGTAATTTTTCACTTGCTGGACCAGGCAAAAGTACTACATGGGCAATTTCCTGCTTAATTTTTTGCGCCAAAACGCTGAAATCTAGACCTTTATCACTTCCCCCGGCAATCAGCACCCTTGGTTTAGGAAATGCGTCTAAGGCTGCTAGTACAGCCTCTGGCGTTGTTGCTGTTGTATCGTTGATGTAGGTTATTCCCTTTACTTTTGCAATTACTTCTTGGCGGTTTTTTACTCCTTGGAAGCTGCGTAATCCTTTGCTGATTTTCGCACTCGGTACACGCAGTGCATCGGCAACCGCGATTGCCGCTAATGCATTCATTTGTGAGTGTTGACCGGGTAGTTGCAGATCATTGAGTTGAGCCAGTGTACGAGTCCCTGATCCGGGTGCTAGAAAAGCTTTTTGGCTCAAGCGGTAAATATTTTTTCCTTTTTTGGAGGCGCTGTACCATTGCACTGGTACCTTTGCCTTACGCAAAATTATTTTCAGCAGTTCATTATCTTGATTTGCAATAAGCACGTCACCCTTTTTCTGAAAAGCGGTCAGGAGTGATTTTGCCTGAATGTAGGCTTGCATGTTGGGATAATGATCTAGGTGATCCGGATAAATATTTGTGAAAACCGCCAGATGAGGACTCCACCCTAAATGAGCAACTGATTCCAACATCCAACTCGAGAGTTCAAGTACTACTGGATCATTTTCCTTAATCTTAAAAAGGAAATTTAACGGCGATACTCCAATATTTCCACCTAAAAAGACATTTGCATACTGTGTCTGCAGTAAAGTGGCAATTAAAGACGTGGTAGTTGATTTGCCGCGCGTTCCAGTAACGCCAATAGTGAGTTTTGATGGGCAATGCTGCACAAAAAAACTGATGTCGCTTTCTGTGGCAATGTTCTTTTTCCGTGCCGCTTGAAGAAAGGGTGAATCCTGCTGTACTACAGGGTTATAGATAACCAGATCCGTTTGTGTAAAATCACGCAGCTCATGTTTGCCAAATACATAGCGCGGCTTAAATTTCTGTAGCGCTTTTTTTGCAGCCTGGAAATGAGCAGGTGACTTTTCGTCAGTCACCGTTACTTTTGCACCAAGCTCACTAAAAAATTTCACCGAGGACCAGCCACTCCCCTGTTGAAACTGCCCTAAACCCATGACAGTCACGCGTTTTCCAGCCCACTCTTTCTTAAGTGCTTTACGTAAATCAGTTGCCTTTGTCAGCATTTTATTGGACAAAGAGATAGAAGCTTAATCCTAATACAGCCATAACTGCAGTAAGTACCCAGAAACGCATTACAATCTTTGTTTCAGGCCAACCAATTGCTTCGAAATGGTGATGCAGGGGGGTGGAAAGAAAGACTTTTTTCTTTCGAATCTTTTTTGAGCTTAATTGGATGATGACGGAAAGCGCCTCAGCAACAAACACAAAGCCAATAATTGGCAAAATGTATACAGCGTTAGTAAGTATTGCCACTATTGCGAGTGTGGTACCAAGCGACATTGATCCCGTATCGCCCATGAAAAAGCGGGCCGGGTGGATATTA harbors:
- the ftsW gene encoding putative lipid II flippase FtsW — its product is MRHQLRQADYALLITIVGLVLFGLIMLSSASSVISFQQYGDSNALLRRQIISAVLGLAGFFIIQRLDYHLWKKFAVLLLFLSIVFLIMVFVPGIGEEYLGARRWINLGVQFQPTELVKLAFLVYLASWLEKRREGFREPIYSFVPFMVILGIITLLVMAQPDLGTMTVIGLIAVIVYFVAGAPAKHFAWITAIAVSLFAIFIKIAPYRAARLTVFLNPALDPQGIGYHINQALLAIGTGGIFGVGLGHSRQKFNYLPEAAGDSIFAVIAEELGFLMVVALLAVFAFLIYRGFQTARQAPDDFGRLLAAGITAWLGLQAFVNIGALSGILPLTGIPLPFVSYGGTALVINLAAAGILLSISRQKKEVKSFRSL
- the murD gene encoding UDP-N-acetylmuramoyl-L-alanine--D-glutamate ligase, which gives rise to MLTKATDLRKALKKEWAGKRVTVMGLGQFQQGSGWSSVKFFSELGAKVTVTDEKSPAHFQAAKKALQKFKPRYVFGKHELRDFTQTDLVIYNPVVQQDSPFLQAARKKNIATESDISFFVQHCPSKLTIGVTGTRGKSTTTSLIATLLQTQYANVFLGGNIGVSPLNFLFKIKENDPVVLELSSWMLESVAHLGWSPHLAVFTNIYPDHLDHYPNMQAYIQAKSLLTAFQKKGDVLIANQDNELLKIILRKAKVPVQWYSASKKGKNIYRLSQKAFLAPGSGTRTLAQLNDLQLPGQHSQMNALAAIAVADALRVPSAKISKGLRSFQGVKNRQEVIAKVKGITYINDTTATTPEAVLAALDAFPKPRVLIAGGSDKGLDFSVLAQKIKQEIAHVVLLPGPASEKLHERLRHISYTKVHGPVDTMPTAVHVANKLLTKKGSVLLSPAAASFTSFTNAYARGDAFRKAVHHLLKKH